In one Halictus rubicundus isolate RS-2024b chromosome 14, iyHalRubi1_principal, whole genome shotgun sequence genomic region, the following are encoded:
- the LOC143360847 gene encoding uncharacterized protein LOC143360847 produces MINLPYNVPLVAPIMPTQSIPVQTSQNNMQPFHQPQTVTQQMQTSPVAFLGNPQDSYKPYYQLHQSDVMFANHQYMPNPPPLRNPYHLIPQAQAIPNPPVAQTQASCGQLPPSIVEQIRSAVSNTAPIFILPGGCHQSAGHQQQQPPPVYPSNQGGVSAPTGPSTGFNYPPSIYCPPSFVPYPIPLPLYEPFAGQTRGKERSQGCGCCHHRHDSSDTRNHLINSFWSPGDSQEHHCTHTMDDTVCSKRNCPASVSLQALASQFLSLPGIVSCAATRLILRKVRGSNITNSTEEIMEKAQKAIGMLGKDQLLAESRIAQQVNALINLHATTNLPASIIPLLMLVQTKVNVLKAQIENLVNRKVMECQGYGFEVETSGPIDPAVLALKSNAELRQLLGALRQKECDESVNVNFAPYHSQRVIAESRLHNVRAKIRQVEVEFDNRRQVTVPGPTLTSQIIRQFSESRCTFGYAPSRLFDPCVVPDSPDPFSPSTRNPRRLYIKPHQPEPPSASGSGKTPTSKDTGTGEGTAQCDTKDQSVGRRCSKDSCICDESSSEDSLDEDKKKLRAMIDRNVRIVGRVTILEPHEEDHSNVEDGKCQAPCEVPGTVEEGGSKEPEEAAGSSKIDEHLKVEESESKLDEGTKVEHAEEQVVPQSPEDSSECKVTEAEGTKEEQSDKEEQTSSDSTVKETKDGAKNLKKKGYANIRVIKAIKKLGKTVGRSDKSNLGDETKPENGNVQIVSMMTNIVYDRSAGDFGRYMTNNCTDKKFSMENPVDEVFRVDDPENAKNAEKISSSKVCSMNEEREHENGVNSCLRDLTERQSTFTESPESHNREVTGDFKHFPPLRRAESKSGLTRISQSDRDRLDSSKIDRDRSTSGHQEASSRVASAIRSMIADRLDYVGSLVDNVPNLRTIISSLYSKRLWRADCAVTSRQGNMEPNKTAISRKDDWILLPTDIDRETETQTRERHVPAGNKLCRVRKIRHTIISNRADKSYVLIGGSTSGQLRELSGIRLIKPSGIRRSFVIRSRLKDQNVKQLHPPPVVSLRRFKTDKMSASPKSKGSDRRLEPSEKFCSLSDKKGDNTDRKVPSPAENYAANYNRISDDRSELITNVYDYSAEQEQLGVQSNGHHEFISIWQ; encoded by the exons ATGATTAATTTACCGTATAACGTGCCCCTAGTCGCGCCGATTATGCCGACACAGAGCATACCGGTGCAGACAAGTCAGAACAACATGCAGCCGTTCCACCAACCGCAAACAGTCACTCAACAAATGCAAACCAGCCCGGTCGCTTTCCTCGGCAATCCGCAAG ATTCCTACAAGCCGTACTACCAGCTCCACCAATCGGACGTGATGTTCGCGAACCACCAGTACATGCCGAACCCGCCGCCGCTGAGGAACCCCTACCACCTGATCCCGCAGGCACAGGCGATCCCGAATCCACCTGTGGCGCAAACGCAAGCGAGCTGCGGACAGTTGCCACCGAGCATCGTCGAGCAGATTCGCAGCGCTGTGAGCAACACGGCCCCGATATTCATTTTGCCGGGCGGTTGTCATCAATCGGCCGGTCACCAGCAACAACAGCCCCCTCCGGTGTATCCGTCGAATCAAGGAGGCGTGTCGGCGCCGACCGGGCCGTCGACAGGCTTCAATTACCCACCGTCAATCTACTGTCCACCCTCGTtcgtcccctatcccatcccgtTGCCGCTTTACGAGCCGTTTGCCGGTCAAACTCGCGGCAAAGAGAGGTCGCAGGGCTGCGGGTGCTGCCATCACCGGCACGACTCCTCGGACACCAGGAACCACCTGATCAACTCCTTCTGGAGCCCCGGCGATTCGCAGGAGCATCATTGCACGCACACCATGGACGACACCGTCTGCTCGAAGCGGAATTGTCCAGCTTCCGTTAGCCTGCAAGCTCTGGCCTCGCAATTTTTGTCCCTGCCCGGTATCGTTTCCTGCGCGGCCACCAGGCTGATTCTCAGGAAGGTCCGCGGCTCGAATATCACCAACAGCACCGAGGAGATCATGGAGAAAGCGCAGAAGGCCATCGGCATGCTCGGCAAGGATCAGCTGCTCGCGGAGTCCAGGATTGCTCAGCAAGTGAACGCGTTGATCAATCTTCACGCGACCACTAATTTACCGGCCAGCATCATACCGCTGCTGATGCTCGTCCAGACGAAGGTGAACGTCCTGAAGGCGCAGATCGAGAACTTGGTGAACAGGAAGGTCATGGAGTGTCAGGGGTACGGGTTCGAG GTGGAGACAAGCGGGCCGATCGACCCAGCGGTGCTGGCGTTGAAGTCGAACGCAGAGCTGCGACAGCTGTTGGGTGCCCTGCGGCAGAAGGAGTGCGACGAAAGCGTGAACGTGAACTTCGCCCCGTACCATTCCCAGCGGGTGATCGCCGAGTCCCGTTTGCACAACGTTCGGGCGAAGATTCGACAGGTGGAGGTCGAGTTCGACAACCGGAGGCAGGTCACGGTGCCAGGACCGACGCTCACCTCGCAGATCATACGACAGTTTTCAGAGTCCCGGTGCACCTTCGGCTACGCTCCGTCCAGGCTGTTCGACCCTTGCGTGGTCCCGGATTCCCCGGACCCCTTCTCGCCGTCGACTCGCAACCCTAGGAGGCTGTACATCAAACCCCATCAGCCGGAACCACCGTCGGCCAGCGGGTCCGGGAAGACCCCGACCAGCAAGGACACTGGAACCGGCGAGGGAACCGCGCAGTGCGACACGAAGGACCAATCGGTGGGTCGACGGTGCAGCAAGGACTCGTGCATCTGCGACGAGAGCTCCTCCGAGGACAGTCTGGACGAGGACAAAAAAAAACTCCGAGCGATGATTGATCGGAATGTCAGGATCGTCGGAAGGGTCACCATTCTGGAACCGCATGAGGAAGATCATTCGAACGTTGAGGACGGCAAGTGTCAGGCGCCCTGCGAAGTTCCTGGAACGGTGGAAGAGGGTGGCAGTAAGGAACCTGAAGAAGCTGCGGGATCGTCGAAGATAGATGAGCATTTGAAGGTTGAGGAGAGCGAGTCTAAATTAGATGAGGGGACCAAAGTAGAACATGCTGAAGAACAGGTTGTCCCGCAGAGTCCTGAAGACTCGAGCGAGTGCAAAGTAACAGAAGCTGAGGGGACCAAAGAGGAGCAAAGTGACAAGGAGGAACAGACTTCCTCAGACTCAACGGTAAAGGAGACCAAGGACGGTGCTAAAAACCTGAAGAAGAAAGGGTACGCGAATATACGCGTGATCAAAGCGATTAAAAAGTTAGGTAAAACGGTGGGAAGATCGGATAAAAGTAATTTAGGGGATGAGACGAAACCAGAAAACGGAAACGTGCAGATCGTCTCGATGATGACTAACATAGTGTACGACAGAAGTGCCGGCGATTTCGGGAGATATATGACAAACAATTGCACCGATAAAAAGTTTAGTATGGAGAATCCTGTGGACGAGGTGTTCAGGGTTGACGACccagaaaatgcgaaaaatgcAGAAAAAATCAGTTCCTCGAAGGTATGCAGTATGAACGAGGAGAGGGAGCATGAGAATGGAGTAAACTCGTGTTTGAGAGACCTAACTGAAAGGCAGTCGACGTTTACGGAAAGTCCTGAATCGCATA ACCGAGAAGTCACTGGAGATTTCAAGCATTTCCCGCCATTGAGGCGAGCGGAGTCCAAATCGGGGCTAACGAGGATCTCGCAGTCTGATCGAGATCGGCTGGATTCCTCGAAGATCGATCGCGACAGAAGCACTTCCGGTCACCAGGAGGCGTCGTCCCGCGTGGCTTCCGCGATTCGCTCGATGATCGCAGATCGTCTCGACTATGTCGGCTCGCTGGTAGATAACGTACCGAACTTACGGACTATCATCTCGAGCCTGTACTCGAAGCGATTATGGCGGGCCGACTGCGCCGTTACCTCGCGCCAGGGCAACATGGAACCCAATAAAACAGCGATTTCGCGAAAAGATGACTGGATTTTACTTCCGACGGATATAGATCGCGAAACCGAGACGCAGACTCGGGAACGTCACGTTCCCGCCGGCAACAAACTGTGCAGAGTTCGTAAAATAAGGCACACGATAATTAGCAACAGAGCAGACAAAAGTTACGTGCTGATAGGGGGATCGACTAGTGGCCAATTACGAGAATTGTCGGGGATTAGGCTAATAAAACCGTCGGGGATTCGCAGAAGCTTCGTGATCCGGAGCCGATTAAAAGATCAAAATGTTAAACAATTACATCCTCCCCCGGTCGTTTCCCTAAGGCGATTTAAAACCGACAAAATGTCCGCGTCACCGAAATCGAAAGGATCTGATCGTCGTTTGGAACCTAGCGAGAAATTTTGTTCCCTGTCCGACAAAAAAGGAGACAACACAGACAGGAAAGTCCCGTCGCCTGCGGAAAATTACGCCGCGAACTATAACCGCATTTCAGATGATCGCTCCGAGCTGATAACGAACGTGTACGACTATTCCGCAGAGCAAGAACAATTAGGCGTGCAGTCGAACGGACATCACGAATTTATTAGCATTTGGCAGTAA